The following are encoded together in the Phragmites australis chromosome 19, lpPhrAust1.1, whole genome shotgun sequence genome:
- the LOC133900096 gene encoding lipase-like PAD4 isoform X2: MDDAGGEEEASMFETSHVLGALLASSPLLARAWDRCVAATAAAGAAAPGFLHGEDGGTVYVAFSGVKAALSAADAGAAVAGGSADAFAPVGLGGDAALRLFAPLVAAEPDAAAGEPVAVQALALQRFLKLCGSPDFQMLLNQIRGKAVVFTGHSLGGAIAALAALRYLCISSSSSTWGSAPQVLCITFGSPLLGNEALSRAILRERWSGNFCHVVSQHDIVPRLLFCPLDLVPAHIIIGMQLQQCPAGLRHSSAVTVATTRMADTDQDTLRQLIQMHVGAVALEQKLAAPATPGGSPYRPFGTYVLCSPNGAACLDNPIAAVQMLYATFASRCSPGEDSPEAAHSCYGDLVLKMPQHLLLKRRLSVEDAPSSSNYDAGVSLALEASGIGAKATEASTARQWLKTSKRAVRRPSLNCAHLATRLGRITPCRAQIEWYKALFDVETGYYDAFKQRRSFKKFSKANMNRIKLGQFWDGVLAMLDAGQLPHDFHRRAKWVNAARFYQLLVEPLDIADYHRNNLHRTRGSYVPNGRERRYDLFDRWWQEKGCTGAGGDTMSSTSAASASCRKRSKYAGLTQDPCFWARVEEAREQTESVRSDRDAAELAMKLKVLQEFERYSSELVASREVSVDVLAPQSSYTLWLEEWKQLKLRDEVRTMLLQF, encoded by the exons ATGGACGATGccgggggagaagaagaagcttccAT GTTCGAGACCAGCCATGTCCTCGGCGCCCTGCtggcctcctcgccgctgctgGCGCGCGCCTGGGACCGCTGCGTGGCCGCTACCGCCGCTGCGGGAGCCGCCGCCCCAGGGTTCTTGCACGGCGAGGACGGCGGCACGGTGTACGTGGCGTTCTCCGGGGTGAAGGCCGCGCTGTCGGCTGCGGACGCgggcgcggcggtggccggcggcAGCGCCGACGCCTTCGCGCCGGTGGGGCTCGGCGGGGACGCTGCGCTGCGGCTGTTCGCGCCGCTGGTCGCCGCCGAGCCGGACGCGGCCGCCGGGGAGCCGGTCGCCGTGCAGGCGCTGGCTCTGCAGCGCTTCTTGAAATTGTGCGGCTCCCCTGATTTCCAG ATGCTACTGAATCAGATCAGGGGCAAGGCAGTCGTGTTCACGGGTCACTCCCTCGGTGGCGCCATTGCAGCCCTCGCGGCGCTGCGCTACCTCTGCATCTCGTCATCAAGCTCGACATGGGGCTCGGCTCCTCAGGTCCTATGCATCACCTTCGGAAGCCCATTGCTCGGCAACGAAGCCCTGTCCAGGGCCATCCTGCGTGAGCGGTGGAGCGGCAACTTCTGCCATGTCGTCTCGCAGCACGACATCGTCCCAAGGCTCCTCTTCTGCCCTCTGGACCTCGTCCCTGCACACATCATCATTGGAATGCAGCTGCAGCAATGTCCAGCGGGCCTCCGCCATTCCAGCGCGGTGACCGTGGCCACCACGCGCATGGCAGACACTGACCAGGACACGCTCCGGCAGCTGATACAGATGCACGTTGGCGCGGTGGCATTGGAGCAGAAGCTTGCTGCTCCGGCGACGCCTGGCGGGAGCCCGTACCGGCCATTCGGAACGTACGTTCTGTGCTCTCCGAACGGCGCGGCGTGCCTGGACAACCCAATCGCCGCTGTTCAAATGCTCTACGCCACCTTTGCCTCTCGGTGCTCGCCCGGTGAGGATTCCCCGGAGGCTGCGCACTCCTGCTATGGCGACCTCGTGCTGAAAATGCCCCAGCACTTGCTCCTCAAGAGACGCCTGAGCGTCGAGGACGCGCCGTCCTCGTCCAACTACGACGCCGGCGTCTCACTGGCTCTGGAAGCCTCCGGCATCGGCGCCAAG GCGACGGAGGCATCGACGGCACGGCAGTGGCTGAAGACGTCGAAGAGGGCGGTGCGGCGGCCGAGCCTGAACTGCGCTCACCTGGCGACGCGCCTTGGCCGGATCACGCCGTGCCGTGCGCAGATCGAGTGGTACAAGGCGTTGTTCGACGTCGAGACGGGGTACTACGACGCATTCAAGCAGCGGCGGTCGTTCAAGAAGTTCAGCAAGGCCAACATGAACCGCATCAAGCTGGGTCAGTTTTGGGACGGCGTGCTCGCCATGCTCGACGCGGGCCAGCTCCCCCACGACTTCCACCGCCGGGCCAAGTGGGTCAACGCCGCTCGCTTCTACCAGCTACTCGTCGAGCCGCTTGACATTGCCGACTACCACCGCAACAACCTCCACCGGACGCGCGGCAGCTACGTGCCTAACGGACGTGAGAGGAGGTACGATCTTTTCGACAGGTGGTGGCAGGAGAAGGGATGCACCGGCGCTGGCGGCGACACCATGTCCTCCACCTCGGCAGCGTCGGCGAGCTGCAGGAAGCGGAGCAAGTACGCCGGGTTGACGCAGGACCCGTGCTTCTGGGCGAGGGTGGAGGAGGCGAGGGAGCAGACGGAGAGCGTCCGGAGCGACCGCGACGCTGCGGAGCTGGCGATGAAGCTGAAGGTGCTGCAAGAGTTCGAGCGCTACTCCAGCGAGCTGGTGGCGAGCAGGGAGGTGTCCGTCGACGTGCTCGCACCGCAGTCGAGCTACACACTGTGGCTGGAGGAGTGGAAGCAGCTCAAGCTCCGGGATGAAGTGAGGACAATGTTGCTTCAGTTTTGA
- the LOC133900096 gene encoding lipase-like PAD4 isoform X1 produces the protein MDDAGGEEEASMFETSHVLGALLASSPLLARAWDRCVAATAAAGAAAPGFLHGEDGGTVYVAFSGVKAALSAADAGAAVAGGSADAFAPVGLGGDAALRLFAPLVAAEPDAAAGEPVAVQALALQRFLKLCGSPDFQMLLNQIRGKAVVFTGHSLGGAIAALAALRYLCISSSSSTWGSAPQVLCITFGSPLLGNEALSRAILRERWSGNFCHVVSQHDIVPRLLFCPLDLVPAHIIIGMQLQQCPAGLRHSSAVTVATTRMADTDQDTLRQLIQMHVGAVALEQKLAAPATPGGSPYRPFGTYVLCSPNGAACLDNPIAAVQMLYATFASRCSPGEDSPEAAHSCYGDLVLKMPQHLLLKRRLSVEDAPSSSNYDAGVSLALEASGIGAKRRQATEASTARQWLKTSKRAVRRPSLNCAHLATRLGRITPCRAQIEWYKALFDVETGYYDAFKQRRSFKKFSKANMNRIKLGQFWDGVLAMLDAGQLPHDFHRRAKWVNAARFYQLLVEPLDIADYHRNNLHRTRGSYVPNGRERRYDLFDRWWQEKGCTGAGGDTMSSTSAASASCRKRSKYAGLTQDPCFWARVEEAREQTESVRSDRDAAELAMKLKVLQEFERYSSELVASREVSVDVLAPQSSYTLWLEEWKQLKLRDEVRTMLLQF, from the exons ATGGACGATGccgggggagaagaagaagcttccAT GTTCGAGACCAGCCATGTCCTCGGCGCCCTGCtggcctcctcgccgctgctgGCGCGCGCCTGGGACCGCTGCGTGGCCGCTACCGCCGCTGCGGGAGCCGCCGCCCCAGGGTTCTTGCACGGCGAGGACGGCGGCACGGTGTACGTGGCGTTCTCCGGGGTGAAGGCCGCGCTGTCGGCTGCGGACGCgggcgcggcggtggccggcggcAGCGCCGACGCCTTCGCGCCGGTGGGGCTCGGCGGGGACGCTGCGCTGCGGCTGTTCGCGCCGCTGGTCGCCGCCGAGCCGGACGCGGCCGCCGGGGAGCCGGTCGCCGTGCAGGCGCTGGCTCTGCAGCGCTTCTTGAAATTGTGCGGCTCCCCTGATTTCCAG ATGCTACTGAATCAGATCAGGGGCAAGGCAGTCGTGTTCACGGGTCACTCCCTCGGTGGCGCCATTGCAGCCCTCGCGGCGCTGCGCTACCTCTGCATCTCGTCATCAAGCTCGACATGGGGCTCGGCTCCTCAGGTCCTATGCATCACCTTCGGAAGCCCATTGCTCGGCAACGAAGCCCTGTCCAGGGCCATCCTGCGTGAGCGGTGGAGCGGCAACTTCTGCCATGTCGTCTCGCAGCACGACATCGTCCCAAGGCTCCTCTTCTGCCCTCTGGACCTCGTCCCTGCACACATCATCATTGGAATGCAGCTGCAGCAATGTCCAGCGGGCCTCCGCCATTCCAGCGCGGTGACCGTGGCCACCACGCGCATGGCAGACACTGACCAGGACACGCTCCGGCAGCTGATACAGATGCACGTTGGCGCGGTGGCATTGGAGCAGAAGCTTGCTGCTCCGGCGACGCCTGGCGGGAGCCCGTACCGGCCATTCGGAACGTACGTTCTGTGCTCTCCGAACGGCGCGGCGTGCCTGGACAACCCAATCGCCGCTGTTCAAATGCTCTACGCCACCTTTGCCTCTCGGTGCTCGCCCGGTGAGGATTCCCCGGAGGCTGCGCACTCCTGCTATGGCGACCTCGTGCTGAAAATGCCCCAGCACTTGCTCCTCAAGAGACGCCTGAGCGTCGAGGACGCGCCGTCCTCGTCCAACTACGACGCCGGCGTCTCACTGGCTCTGGAAGCCTCCGGCATCGGCGCCAAG CGGCGGCAGGCGACGGAGGCATCGACGGCACGGCAGTGGCTGAAGACGTCGAAGAGGGCGGTGCGGCGGCCGAGCCTGAACTGCGCTCACCTGGCGACGCGCCTTGGCCGGATCACGCCGTGCCGTGCGCAGATCGAGTGGTACAAGGCGTTGTTCGACGTCGAGACGGGGTACTACGACGCATTCAAGCAGCGGCGGTCGTTCAAGAAGTTCAGCAAGGCCAACATGAACCGCATCAAGCTGGGTCAGTTTTGGGACGGCGTGCTCGCCATGCTCGACGCGGGCCAGCTCCCCCACGACTTCCACCGCCGGGCCAAGTGGGTCAACGCCGCTCGCTTCTACCAGCTACTCGTCGAGCCGCTTGACATTGCCGACTACCACCGCAACAACCTCCACCGGACGCGCGGCAGCTACGTGCCTAACGGACGTGAGAGGAGGTACGATCTTTTCGACAGGTGGTGGCAGGAGAAGGGATGCACCGGCGCTGGCGGCGACACCATGTCCTCCACCTCGGCAGCGTCGGCGAGCTGCAGGAAGCGGAGCAAGTACGCCGGGTTGACGCAGGACCCGTGCTTCTGGGCGAGGGTGGAGGAGGCGAGGGAGCAGACGGAGAGCGTCCGGAGCGACCGCGACGCTGCGGAGCTGGCGATGAAGCTGAAGGTGCTGCAAGAGTTCGAGCGCTACTCCAGCGAGCTGGTGGCGAGCAGGGAGGTGTCCGTCGACGTGCTCGCACCGCAGTCGAGCTACACACTGTGGCTGGAGGAGTGGAAGCAGCTCAAGCTCCGGGATGAAGTGAGGACAATGTTGCTTCAGTTTTGA